ACAAGGTGATTGACCACCTCAGGGTCGCTTACGCGGGTTCCGAAGTCATCGATTTCACTCGCCAGCGCGCACATCTCGGAGTGCAGGCGCTCGGACAGTGCTAGAAGAGGTGCTGCCTCGCCCCACCGTGGGAAGTCGGGCACACCTGGTTCAAGGTATCCGCTCGGAACTGTGGGCCAAAGTTGTTTTTCCATGATCCAACCGTAAGGGCACAGACATGCGTTTAGCGCCCCCCCAAAAAAAGAATCGCTCAGCTGGGTCGCCTACCCGCTCGTGCCGCCGTCATCGTCGAATTGAGCGGAGGCGGTGGAACGCGGCGCGGGTTTGCGCCTGGGCTCTAGCCCGGTCGCCTCGCGGAATCCACTCTCATTTGCGCACTTCTTGATCAGCCAGTTGACGCACGCCTCGGTATAGAGATAGTCGCTGTGGGCAGTGTCGTAGACGCACCACTCGGCTCTGGTGTTCTTCGGGTTCGGGTCCTTCTTGGGCGGCCTGACGTTGTGCTTCCGCCAGAAGTGCGCCATCTCGTGTGAGGGTTTGAATCGGAACGGGATCGCGGATTCGACTCGCTCTGCAACCTGCCCCGGTTTGAACTTGTCGGCGTTCGTGACGACTTGGGTCCTGGTCTTTGTGATGACGAGACCGCCGTTGGCGGCGATCTCCTCGGCGGCGCGCTGCTGTTCCGGGGTGAGATCGCGCTGGTTGACGAACTGCAGGGAGAGGTCGCCCTTTCGGTTACCGCTCTCCAGCAGGACGGTCAGCCGCATGCAGTACCGGGGATCACGCGACACTTCGTCACCGAGTCCTGCGTCGTACTCGGCGAGGAATCGCCGCAGGTCTGCGGGCAGAGTCTTCGTGAGCTTCAGCAGATCCGCCTTTCCCTGGTCGGTGAACCCACCGATGAACACGGGGAAGTGCAGCCGGTGGGCGAGTGAGTGCTTGGCCCCGGCGAACTCGGTGATGAAAGCCTCGTAGTTGAGCAACATCGCATGGCACTCGCCGTTGACCACCGTGCGCAGCGCTTCGTCGCTTCCCGTGTGACGGTGCTCAATCTTGTTCCGCAGCTCTATGAAGAACTCCAGGTTGGCACGGACAGCGGCGCTGTCGGCAAACTCCTGCTTGACGAACCACTCCACGGATTGGGACATGCGCTCGCCGTTGATGTACTTGTACCTGCGGGGCTGCTCGCTGAGCAGAACGTGGTAGTCCCTTCCCGCACGGAGCCACTTCGCCTGAAACGCGTAAGTCCACGCGATGTGCATATGGATGATGAAGCCCTCGAGCGCCCGCTCGCGGCCGGGGTCGTTGAACAGCGAAACTGCAAGCAGGGCCTCCTGCTGCGACGCCCGCAGGAGCAGCTCCCACCGCTGAGGTCTCGCCATCGCTCGGCCGCCCCTCCCCGAGCCGACGCTCGACGTCCGAATGATTCCACGGCGAGGGGAAAGTCATGGAGACCGGCCGCACCGTCCGAGGTGTGTCTCGGCCCCCAAGGGCGCGGAGGCGGACGGCGACGACGATTGGTGACGCCGGGCCACATGGGGCTGAGTGACTCCCGAAGAGCGGATTCCCTGGTAACCCGGGCGGTGCTGTGCTGCTCGGCATAGTTTAACCCCCATCGCTTTTCGTAACTTTCGTAACCCTGCTACGATTGGTCGAGTTCCAGCGGTGAGACGAAAGGAAGTGAGACCCATGAGCACCGACTCCGCGGAGATTGTTAACCCGGTTCCGGCCGATGCCGATGGGCTTGCCGACGTCCTCAGCTTCATGGAGGCGCACGAGGCCCGTCACGGGATCTCTCCTGAGCCTGCCTTCTTCCTTTCCGGCGCGGGCGAACACGACCGTGTCGAACTGACAGAGCAGCTTTACGAAGTCCTCAAGCGTGTCGCCCACGCCCTCAGCCACGGCCAGTCAATCAGCATCCTGACTCGCGACCGAGAAATCTCCACGCAGCAGGCCGCCGAGATTCTCGGCCTGAGCCGCCCCACGGTGGTTCGCCTTATCGAGGACGGCGAGTTAGACGCCCACGTGCCCGGCACGGTGCGACGCAAGCTGCGGCTTGCCGATGTCCTCGCCTACCGCGAGGAGCTTCACGCCCGGCGCAACCGGTTCATCGCCGAGAGCTCGGAGGAGTTCGCGGACGCTGACGCCGATGAGGTCGCCGAATTACTCGCCGAGGCGAAACGCAAGCGTTGACCGTCCGCGGCGTCTGAAAGACTCGCCCACGTGTATCGCGCTGTCCTCGACACCTGTGCCCTTGTGCCGAGCCTTCAGCGCGACTTCCTACTGCAGCTGGCGACCGAGGAGGCCTACGCGCCGGTGTGGGGGTCTGGGATTCTCTTCGAGCTGGACTACGTACTCGCCGGGCTGCACGACAAGCGCGGGATCACCGATAGCGCCAGCCGCCGAAAGCACCTTTTCGATCAGCTGAAGCAGGCTTTTCCTGGCTCGGAGGTCCAAGCCCCCAAAGACCGGGAGTACAGCTACGGACTCAACGATCCCGATGACGGCCACGTTGCACACGCCGCGATCATCGGCAAAGCCGACGCCATCGTCACTGACGATCGCCGGGCCGGGTTCAGTACAGCACGCGTGCTCGTGGAGGCCGATGTCGAGACCGTGCACCCCCATCGGTTCGCCGCCAACACAGTGTCGGCGCACCCGCATGCGGGAGTCCGCGCGTTACGAGAGATGTCGAATCGCCGGGCCAATCCGTCGCAGACGCCGGAGCAGATCCTTGAGCTCCTGGCGACACGGCACAACATGACGGAGGTCGCCGAGATCTTGCTGCCGCTGCTGGCCGACGAAGCTCGGCCGCCCGGCTGACAGCGGCAACTGCGGTCGCCTCAGTTCGAGTGGGTCACGTTCTCCCCTGATCGTGCAGCCCCTTGAACAACTGGTCGGTATCGAGCAACAGGTGCTCCACGTGAGCTGCTTGAACCCCCCGGAGCTAAGGCCATGAGCCGAGGGGCCGGCGAGTCCGTCGCCCGGCACGCCACTTGTTGGCGTGTGACGGCCGCTTGCCGATCGCGTCCCCCGGATCGCTCATAGCGCAACACGTCGTCGAACGTTGTTCCGCTGAGAATCATAGATCCAGACTTTGCTGCGCTTCGGCGGCGGTACCCCTGGTCTGTCGGGACTCTGCGATAGGTTGAACACGCCCGACGGAGGCCGTTACAGCATGAAGGGCGGAAGGCGGAATTATGGTCGATGAGCAGGTCACCATCAGCGACGAGAGTATCGATGTCACTCCGCACCCGCGGTTGCTTGCTGTCCTTGGAGACATCGAATTTGCCCCTTGGCAGTGTCTTGCTGAACTTATCGACAACGCCTTTGACGACTTCCTGACCGCGCCACCTGACGATGTCACTCCCACGGTCGCTATAACGCTCCCGAGCAGGACCTCCGACCACCGCGACGCCCAGGTCTGGATCAACGACAACGGGCGCGGCATGAGTCGCGAACATCTCAACAATGCGCTATCGGCCGGTTGGTCCAGCAATGCCCGCTACGGAAAGCTCGGCCTCTTCGGCATGGGATTCAATATCGCCACCGCCCGTCTTGGAAATACGACGACAATCCGCACAACGCGCGCCGGAGATCCTGAATGGATCACGGTGACAATCGATCTACGGGAGATGGCTTCCCAAGACAACTTTATCGTCCCAGTGATCCACGAGCCGAAGGATGACCCCGCCGAGCACGGAACGCACATCATTGTCAGCGACCTCAAACAGGAGCAGCACGACCTTCTTTCCCGCCAGCAGAACAAGATTCGCGACCTGCTAGGTGACGTCTACTCCTATCTGCTCCGTGAACGACAATTCTCATTACTCGTCGATGGGAAGGCCGTCCAGCCGTTGATGCCGTGCATCTGGGGGTCGGATCGGTTCGTCGTGCAGCGTGGCGAAAAGTACCAGGCATATGTGCCGATCAACAAGCAGATGCCGCCACTGATGGCCTGCCAATCGTGCGGCCGTTGGCAGGATCTCGCGTCTCGTGAGTGTGAGGAGTGCGGTAGTAGTGATCTCGAAGAGCGAGAACGTCGCATAACGGGATGGCTTGGAATTCAACGTTATTCGCATAAATCAGACTTCGGCATCGACTTCCTCCGAAACGGTCGCAAGATTCTGCTGCGCGACGTGAGTCTATTCTCATGGGAGGACCCCAACGAGCCTGGGGCAAGGCCAGAGGTCGAGTATCCGATCGAAGTTCCCCCAGAGGGTCGGATTGTGGGTGAGATCCACATCGACCACGTTCGGGTGAACTATCAGAAGAATGCGTTTGAGCGCAACACTATTGAGTGGAAGCATGTCGTCCGCACTCTCCGTGGCGAAGGTCCGTTGCGACCGAACATTGCCCGCGCGGCTGGGTATTCGCCGAATGAGTCGCCGATCGGACGCCTCTTCACTGGTTATCGCCGTATGGATCCTGGATTGAAGTGCCTTGTGCCTGGAGACGGATCCCATGCGATCCACGAGAAGGCAAGGGAATGGGCCAAGCTCTTCCGCAAAGGTGATCCCGAATATCAGGACGATCATATCTGGTACGAGGCAGCCGCCCAGCATGATGAACCAAAGGTGGTCGTCCCAGATCAGGCAAACGACACCGACGAAGGCAGCGATACCGACGCTCGTTCCCGACTCGACATTCCTGACCCGACCGACTCGCAACCGCAACCCGGCGACCCAACTCCACCCCGTGAAACAGAGGATCAGAAGCAGGATCGCTACCGCGACTCTGGATCGGTGCTTCACGACATCTCAGGTGAATACTCTTTGCCGGGCTTTGGGAGCTCATTGAAAGTCACTGTGTATGCGCTCAATGGCACGGAGGTCGCGGATACCAACGGCGAGCGGGTTCCGGTCTATGTCCAGCAACAGCGTGGAACCGATGTCGATGTATTCGTGGACTTCGACCATGCACTGTTCACAGAGTTCGGCGGCGACCCTCGCGAGTACGCTGTGCTCGGGATCGCCGAGCACATCCGGGACCGCCGAGGCAGCCATCAGAACCTCGCATCAATTGCCGCGGATCTAATGGCCAAGTGTCTGCCCGACTTGAGGCTGACACCGAGTGCTCTCGGTGCGCGAGCGCATTCACTGCTGGACCGCGTGCGGCTCGCGATGCGGCCTGTGATCGCTGGAAACTCCGAGGGTTTCTGGTCCTATGTAGTCGAGACCGAGCAGGCCGCCGCCGAACAGCGCTTCGCGCAGGAAGGACTCGACGGCGATTGGCAGCAGGTTCGAGAGAGCGGGGACTGGATTCGCTACGCTTCGTCGGCGGCACTATCGCGGCTGATCCAGCAGCGCCCTGGAGAGTTTCTCGACGCCAAGGTTTTTCGTGCTTCCTACTCCAGCTTCACCGACAATCACGCACGCGCACTGACGGTCAATCGCCTAATCGGATATCTGAATGACGTCGGACAGTTAGCCGAACACCAAACACGCCGGCGCCCTGATGAGTTGAACCGAGGAAAGTTAAGTTGTCGGCTTCTTGGTGACGAACTCGTAGACACCGGAGACGCTCCCGATGACTGAGAGCTTTGTTGATCCGCAGCAGCTCATCATTGGCGGTGAGCGGCGGTTTGCTGTGCAAGTTGAGCGTCTACTGGGTCTCCTTCGCTATACCGACATCGTCAACATCGATGGGTCGGGTGACGTCGGCGGTGATCTGTTGGGAACGATCGCCGGTCAGCAGTGGGTATTTCAGGCGAAGTGGCAGAAGAAAGGGAGCGTACCCGCTAATGCCGTTGACGAAGTGTCCGCGGCAATGGATCACTACCGCGCCGACCGGGGCGTAGTCGTCACCAATGTTCGGCCGAGCCGAGATGCGATTTCTCGGGCGCAAGTGCTGGCTCGTACTGGCCAACGCATCGACTTCTGGAATGGGGTCGATCTTCAACAACTTTGGGAGCAGGCCCCGTGCCATCCTGCGCGAATTCGGCTGCGCAGCTACCAAAGCGATGCGGTTGCCGCGCTAGTCGATGACCTGGACACCGAAGGCCGGGCGTTGTTGGTTCTCGCGACTGGTCTGGGTAAGACCGTGGTGGGGGGCGAGGTGATTGCGCACCACCTGTCTCTCGATTCAGAGGCCGATATCCTCGTGGTCGCACACACGAAGGATCTTGTGGCGCAACTTGAGCGCGCAATGTGGCGTCACCTTCCGAAGACCGTCAAGACGCAGGTGCTGACTGGGGACGAGAAGCCGAAAGACCTTCGGGGCGTGACTTTTGCAACCGTCGCGAGCGCACTCAACGTTGCGCTAGCCGGCTACCGGCCATCGCTTGTAATGATCGACGAAACGCACCATGTCGGAGAAGACGGACAGTATGGGAGATTGCTCGGTGAACTGTCTGAGGTCAGCCAGTTCGGCGTGACTGCCACACCGTGGCGGGGTGACAGCTACGACATTGAGAATCACTTTGGCGCAGCTTCCTACAAGCTAGGCATCGGTGATGGTATGCGACTGGGTTATCTCGCTCAGGTCGACTACCGGTTGTTCTTGGACAACATTGATTGGGAAGTCGTCAAAGATGTCTCACACCGTTCGTACTCTATGAAGGAATTGAACACCAGACTCTTCCTTCCGCAGCGTGACGAAGCGATTGTCGATGAGCTAGCGGAGGCCTGGCGTTCTACGCTCGACCCACGCGCGATCGTCTTTTGCCAGACAAAGGAACATGCGGAGCGCATGGCCGAACTTCTTCGTCGGAGCCCGGAATGGAGAAGAGCGCAAGCCGTTCATGATGGTCTAAAGATTCGTGAGCGCCAGCTACGACTTCTTGACTTTCGTTCTGGACGCGTACCGATTCTGACGGCTGTCGACATCCTGAATGAAGGAGTCGATGTGCCAGATGTCAACATCATCTGCTTTGCCCGTGTTACGCATAGCCGCCGGATTTTCGTCCAACAGTTGGGTCGCGGACTTCGACTCCGTGAGGGCAAACATAAAGTAATCGCACTCGATTTCGTCAGTGACCTTCGACGAGTCGCGGCACTCCTAAACCTTCGTCGCCAAACTAACGCCGAGGAGATTGAAGTCATTTCTCACGTTCCTCAGCCACACATCACTTTCAGCAACGCCAAAGTGGAGTCACTCTTAGAGCAGTGGATACTAGACGCAGCTGACTTGGAGACCGCCAATGATGATGTGCGACTGCAGTTTATCGACCCGGACTTGCCAGCCTCATGAGTAGCGATTCCCGCCGCGTTCCGCGGGACCAACTCGACTCCGTGGTGAAGGCGCTATACGACGCAGCGCACCGGATTGATTGGGGGTATCTCCCCCCGAGCGCTCGAACCACCCAGTACGACGAATGGGTAAAGGACGCCGAAATCGGCGGCGTGCTAACTCAATACATGAGTAGTGAGAACGCGCGCTCTTGGATCAAAGATGGCCCGATGAAGGAGTACGGACGCGCGTGCCTTGGTGCCGGCCGATACGCAAAGTTCGGCGGGTCACCTAGCGCCACACCGGAGCAATTAGTGACCCACGCACTCGGCGCCCGTGCATCGGTGATCACAAACTCCTATGGCGTGAAGCCTTTCCACTGCCTTGCCATCGCTGATGGAGTCACGACTTACGTTTCCTGGGAGTCGCCCAAGAATCTTCGCCACCTTGTGTGGGCATCGATCAATTACCTGGCCGACCATCCGCAGGACACCGCCTGCATCATCCTCATGGAGACCATGGAGCGGCCGATCCCCCAAGCCGATAAGGTACGGCACTCACGCATCGCTGGGCGGTGCGCGATCAAGATCACTTATTACCAAGCCGCGCACCGGAGGCCTTTGGATGGCGAGAAGTTATGACGCGCGATCCGGCAATGACCTCACGGATTATGGCCGCCGTCAGGAATGCCAATACTCGGCCGGAAATGTTGCTGCGGCGCGAACTTCATAGCCGCGGCCTCCGTTACAGACTAACCTCCACTCTCACCGGAAGGCCCGACATCGTTTTCGGACCTGCTCGTGTTGCGTGCTTCGTTGACGGTGACCGTTGGCATGGCAATGGCTGGAAAGTCCGTGGATTCACTTCGTTCGAAGATGAGTTTGAGCACGCGAATTCCGACTTCTGGAAGGAGAAGATCCGGCGGAACATCGAACGAGACCGCGAAGTGGATGAGCGTTTAGCGGCGACCGGATGGCGCGTGATCCGTATCTGGGCATCTGACATCGAGAAGGATGTCAGTGGGGCGGCGGATCGCGTTGAAGCTGTGGTCCGCAGCCAGACGACGGGCGAGGCTGTATGACTGGCTCGCTCACGTCCGTCGAACTCTTCGCAGGTGGCGGTGGTATGGCGCTCGGTACACGCCAAGCTGGGTTTCAACACCTTGCCCTAGTGGAGTGGTTCAAGCCTGCGGCAGCAATATTGCGTCACAACGCCCGACTTCAGCCGGATCTGTGGCGTGAAGAGCTCGTACATGAAGTGGATGTCAGGCGATGGCTAAAACGGCCGACCATTGAGACTAGCGATGTCGATTTAGTCGCAGGTGGCCCACCGTGCCAACCTTTTTCACTCGCAGGCGTTCACGCAGGTGACGAAGACGATCGCAACATGTTTCCAGCAGCGCTCGATGCGGTTCGGAAATTCCAGCCGAAGTTTGTCATTTTCGAGAACGTTCCGGGCTTGACGCGTCCGTCTTTCGCTCCGTACTTCGCATACATCAAGCGTCAACTCGAAAAGCCGACTGTAGTAGCGAAAGACGGGGAGCTCTGGACTGACCATGACGGCCGCATTCAAAGGGCACGTCCTCGTTCTCTGCGCTACGTCGTACGTGAGCATCTCCTTGACGCCGCCGACTTCGGATTGCCACAAGCCCGTCGACGTGTGTTCCTGATCGCGATACGCGATGACTTGCCGGGCGCCGAGACATTTCCGGAGAACATTGACGGCGACCATTCGCGTGATGCACTCCTCTACGACCAGTGGGTGACCGGCGACTACTGGGCTGATCACAAATTGGCGATGCCTGAGCAGCCTGAAGGTTTGGAGTTTCGACTTGGCCAGTTGAAGGAACGCGGACGGCCCGACAAAGGCCGCTGGCAGACGATCCGAGATGCGGTCCGCGGACTGCCTGAACCGCTGAATGGTATTGAGGCCATCGGTGTTTCAAATCACCGCGGTGTACCAGGAGCTCGAGTCTATCCAAAGCATTCTGGCAGTCCATTCGACTGGCCCGCAAAGACTATCAAAGCCGGCGTTCACGGAGTGAGCGGAGGCGAAGCGATGATCCGTTTCGACGATGGCCGCGTTCGCTACCTCACTGTACGAGAAGCCGCTCGAATCCAGGGCTTCCCGGATAGTTACGAGTTTCCCGTACCAAGGTCACGCGGGATGGGAGCCATCGGGAATGCCGTAGCTTCCCCTATCGCGCGCATGCTGGCAGAACGGCTTAGGGCCACGGCCTCGGAGGATGCTGCGGGTAGCGCGTAGTTTTCGTTGGGTCACGCAATCTCCGGAAGACGTCTTCGTTGAATCGCCCGTGTAATTCGTTTCACTTCGGCCAATAACGCGTTCCGATCCGGCAATGCTTAAAGACTCTGAAGGATCCTGCTGCGTGACGCCCCCTTACACGAGTTTGACCCCGTCATGGACCCGCGATTGGGGCGCTTCCTCGAATGCATCCGAGACGCGCACCGCAAACGCCGGTACCATCACTCCTTGAACTTCTTCCTTTGTCATCCAACGGATTTCCCGAGCCTCGTCGGTTGCGTGGGGCTCACCAGCGGCCGGCCGGCAGCGGTATACCAACGCGACGATTCCGTGGGTCAAGTTCTTGTAGACACCCGTCAGCCGCTCGACGGCAACCTCAAGGCCGGTCTCTTCCAGCACCTCACGCTGAACACCGGCCTCGAAGGATTCATCCAGTTCGAGGACTCCCCCCGGCGCCTCCCAGTGGCCATTGTCGTC
Above is a window of Mycolicibacterium fluoranthenivorans DNA encoding:
- a CDS encoding DUF3644 domain-containing protein, with the translated sequence MARPQRWELLLRASQQEALLAVSLFNDPGRERALEGFIIHMHIAWTYAFQAKWLRAGRDYHVLLSEQPRRYKYINGERMSQSVEWFVKQEFADSAAVRANLEFFIELRNKIEHRHTGSDEALRTVVNGECHAMLLNYEAFITEFAGAKHSLAHRLHFPVFIGGFTDQGKADLLKLTKTLPADLRRFLAEYDAGLGDEVSRDPRYCMRLTVLLESGNRKGDLSLQFVNQRDLTPEQQRAAEEIAANGGLVITKTRTQVVTNADKFKPGQVAERVESAIPFRFKPSHEMAHFWRKHNVRPPKKDPNPKNTRAEWCVYDTAHSDYLYTEACVNWLIKKCANESGFREATGLEPRRKPAPRSTASAQFDDDGGTSG
- a CDS encoding excisionase family DNA-binding protein, coding for MSTDSAEIVNPVPADADGLADVLSFMEAHEARHGISPEPAFFLSGAGEHDRVELTEQLYEVLKRVAHALSHGQSISILTRDREISTQQAAEILGLSRPTVVRLIEDGELDAHVPGTVRRKLRLADVLAYREELHARRNRFIAESSEEFADADADEVAELLAEAKRKR
- a CDS encoding PIN domain-containing protein — protein: MYRAVLDTCALVPSLQRDFLLQLATEEAYAPVWGSGILFELDYVLAGLHDKRGITDSASRRKHLFDQLKQAFPGSEVQAPKDREYSYGLNDPDDGHVAHAAIIGKADAIVTDDRRAGFSTARVLVEADVETVHPHRFAANTVSAHPHAGVRALREMSNRRANPSQTPEQILELLATRHNMTEVAEILLPLLADEARPPG
- a CDS encoding ATP-binding protein, with product MVDEQVTISDESIDVTPHPRLLAVLGDIEFAPWQCLAELIDNAFDDFLTAPPDDVTPTVAITLPSRTSDHRDAQVWINDNGRGMSREHLNNALSAGWSSNARYGKLGLFGMGFNIATARLGNTTTIRTTRAGDPEWITVTIDLREMASQDNFIVPVIHEPKDDPAEHGTHIIVSDLKQEQHDLLSRQQNKIRDLLGDVYSYLLRERQFSLLVDGKAVQPLMPCIWGSDRFVVQRGEKYQAYVPINKQMPPLMACQSCGRWQDLASRECEECGSSDLEERERRITGWLGIQRYSHKSDFGIDFLRNGRKILLRDVSLFSWEDPNEPGARPEVEYPIEVPPEGRIVGEIHIDHVRVNYQKNAFERNTIEWKHVVRTLRGEGPLRPNIARAAGYSPNESPIGRLFTGYRRMDPGLKCLVPGDGSHAIHEKAREWAKLFRKGDPEYQDDHIWYEAAAQHDEPKVVVPDQANDTDEGSDTDARSRLDIPDPTDSQPQPGDPTPPRETEDQKQDRYRDSGSVLHDISGEYSLPGFGSSLKVTVYALNGTEVADTNGERVPVYVQQQRGTDVDVFVDFDHALFTEFGGDPREYAVLGIAEHIRDRRGSHQNLASIAADLMAKCLPDLRLTPSALGARAHSLLDRVRLAMRPVIAGNSEGFWSYVVETEQAAAEQRFAQEGLDGDWQQVRESGDWIRYASSAALSRLIQQRPGEFLDAKVFRASYSSFTDNHARALTVNRLIGYLNDVGQLAEHQTRRRPDELNRGKLSCRLLGDELVDTGDAPDD
- a CDS encoding DEAD/DEAH box helicase family protein, whose product is MTESFVDPQQLIIGGERRFAVQVERLLGLLRYTDIVNIDGSGDVGGDLLGTIAGQQWVFQAKWQKKGSVPANAVDEVSAAMDHYRADRGVVVTNVRPSRDAISRAQVLARTGQRIDFWNGVDLQQLWEQAPCHPARIRLRSYQSDAVAALVDDLDTEGRALLVLATGLGKTVVGGEVIAHHLSLDSEADILVVAHTKDLVAQLERAMWRHLPKTVKTQVLTGDEKPKDLRGVTFATVASALNVALAGYRPSLVMIDETHHVGEDGQYGRLLGELSEVSQFGVTATPWRGDSYDIENHFGAASYKLGIGDGMRLGYLAQVDYRLFLDNIDWEVVKDVSHRSYSMKELNTRLFLPQRDEAIVDELAEAWRSTLDPRAIVFCQTKEHAERMAELLRRSPEWRRAQAVHDGLKIRERQLRLLDFRSGRVPILTAVDILNEGVDVPDVNIICFARVTHSRRIFVQQLGRGLRLREGKHKVIALDFVSDLRRVAALLNLRRQTNAEEIEVISHVPQPHITFSNAKVESLLEQWILDAADLETANDDVRLQFIDPDLPAS
- a CDS encoding very short patch repair endonuclease translates to MTRDPAMTSRIMAAVRNANTRPEMLLRRELHSRGLRYRLTSTLTGRPDIVFGPARVACFVDGDRWHGNGWKVRGFTSFEDEFEHANSDFWKEKIRRNIERDREVDERLAATGWRVIRIWASDIEKDVSGAADRVEAVVRSQTTGEAV
- a CDS encoding DNA cytosine methyltransferase, encoding MTGSLTSVELFAGGGGMALGTRQAGFQHLALVEWFKPAAAILRHNARLQPDLWREELVHEVDVRRWLKRPTIETSDVDLVAGGPPCQPFSLAGVHAGDEDDRNMFPAALDAVRKFQPKFVIFENVPGLTRPSFAPYFAYIKRQLEKPTVVAKDGELWTDHDGRIQRARPRSLRYVVREHLLDAADFGLPQARRRVFLIAIRDDLPGAETFPENIDGDHSRDALLYDQWVTGDYWADHKLAMPEQPEGLEFRLGQLKERGRPDKGRWQTIRDAVRGLPEPLNGIEAIGVSNHRGVPGARVYPKHSGSPFDWPAKTIKAGVHGVSGGEAMIRFDDGRVRYLTVREAARIQGFPDSYEFPVPRSRGMGAIGNAVASPIARMLAERLRATASEDAAGSA
- a CDS encoding NUDIX hydrolase, translated to MAATPKHSVSVAGIVVRDDGRVLVIKRDDNGHWEAPGGVLELDESFEAGVQREVLEETGLEVAVERLTGVYKNLTHGIVALVYRCRPAAGEPHATDEAREIRWMTKEEVQGVMVPAFAVRVSDAFEEAPQSRVHDGVKLV